A segment of the Corylus avellana chromosome ca2, CavTom2PMs-1.0 genome:
tttaatgcaatgTATCCACTTTTTCgagtataaaattattaaaagtgataaaatgacttttattctcctaatttttttttataaaattccaaatttacccttaattttcaaattaaaaaaccatATGTGatgggtaatttggtcttttaagTAATTTCCGTTAGGGTTAATAGTTGAATTTGACGGAGGGggtaaattgaatcaaattgaaagtttatgaggTTAAATTGAGAGCTTTTAAAATTTAGTGGGGTCTTCGCAAAATGCGTGGTAGTTTAGaggtttaaagtgaaatttctaaaaagaaaaaacaaaaggaataagtaaaaaaaaaatgagaaaaagagaggGTAAGGagaaaacgaagaagaaaaatattgtaGAGCAATAACATTACTATGTTATTGAAAGATTAATAGGATCGAGTTCTACTTCTAATAGCCAAATAAACAAAGCATGGAACTAAGccatataacaaaaattaaaagaacaccacaaacacaacaaaaagtttgtttacgaagtgtAAAACCCTTTGAActcattaaatataaaaactactCTAGGGCAGCAAATCCGGGAAATCACTGtatgaagattcagagttacaGATTAGACAATACTCACAACCTTGAGGACTtctaaacttagtaagaacaacaaactttccagcttgtctccatcctaACCAACTTCACGAAGTGCATTTCCTCATCTACCCTTGGGtaaacttctttcttcaagtaaCCAATGCAACAATATTCTTGTAGGTAAATGAACAGGTAACACGCCAAACAAGAACAAATGACAGCCCAAAACTTTATCACGTCCTTTCTTGAATAAATAACTCTCGACGAGACACAACGCTCGTAGAGAACTATTGAGACTTTCatagataaaatattttccaaaaagtCTACAGTGAACAGTAACAGGAAAATCCTTTTATAGGAAAAGCTTTTTACTCTTCCTGTCCTAACGGGATACATTTCTCATTAAGACGGGGTGAACAAAATCATAGATCTGAGAATTCCACACCCTAACGAGAAAGCAGTTTTGTTATGATGAGAAGAACAAATGTCACCTATTTGTCACATGCCCCGTCCTGACGACAGGGAGCCCAACATTGGTCCCATTTTATGTCCCGACCTGACAAGGAAACAGTAGCTTCAGCTTTAATCCTGGTACATCCCAGTCCTAATGCAActcctgacgagaaaacagtaacttcccgttacatgtcccatCTTGACGCAATTCTTGATGAGAAGACAGTAACTCTCCCCTTTACATATCTCGTCCTGACAGCACTACTGACAAGGAAACAGTAACTCCTTGCTACATGTCTTGTCCTGACGGACCTCCTAGCAAGGAAACAATAGGCTCTTCACACAATTCTGCTACATGTCCCGTTCTAACGGGGTTCGTGAAGGGAAAACAGAAAGTTCTTCAACAACACTTGAAAGCCTAAGTGCTATTccccaaatttttaaacaaaatagaaatataagaaatatcattgaataaggctaaactaaaacctaacaatttgCCCATTTAgccattcaatgacaaaaccctaaacaaggtttaaaactttatacaaacaacaaaaccaaCTAAACACACGAACACACCATGTGCAACCCTTCCAGACCAAAGTGCTAAGTCATGGAACACTCCACCAAATGACCATCATTGCACTAATCCAAAAACAATCAAGACCACACACTATCCTAATTCTGAAACATTTCACACAAAATGCATTATTGCACCATATTCAATACTTCAatgaaaacaaagcaaaactaGGCATCCATAATTTGCATAAATTTAAACCATTGCTTAGGAATGAAACTCATTGTTCAttttctctctataaatagagagcacTCGTATCTACTCAATCATccgataaaaaaagaaagattaaataTTAATAGAGAGCAAAAGCAAGTGCGAGACTAACAGAAGAGGAGGCCAATAGCCAAATCCTCTCGACACTTGAGCAATACATGACAAACCCCACATATGCTCTAACAGAGCGAAACATGGAGTCATCTGGATAGGACTCGACTAGCGAATATTATTGGAGCAGCTGAAGTAAGAAGTCCCCAAGTAAGTGAATTTATTGGGGCGGTCACCTTAATTAAACCCTTTTGGTCTTTCCTAAATGACACATCCTCAATTCCtgcccccctccccccaacTCATTGAAGCAAAATTGGaaataaataaggaaagaaattttaatttttttttctttgtaataataaaaaaaattatttgttaacgtgaaaaaaaaaaaaaaagagtcaccAAACGGGCCAGGCCTATTTCCACCACTGTGTACTAGGCTTTAAAACTCGTATACATCAGCCAATAGCTTAAAGAGCCTTAAACCATACAGTTGTCTCGAATCTAAGTCGAATCAAGGTTAATGGTTTCTCTTGTCAAATCCTGTCAGCACTAGCTAAATTTTTCCTACAGTTTCTGAGCAACTTCCTTCATAAAAGAAGTATTTTAAGAGTACAGCATATTTAGTAGGCCCACAAAGCTATATTTTTGATGAGTTAATTTGATGAAAAGtgtcaaaactcaaaaggaACTTCTCACcaatttggtgaaaaaaatttataaccaCCAGAAGCCTTAACTACTTAAGGGAAAGTCTAGTTAGCAGGATaagcaaaacaagaaagcaaacTCAAACCAACCCATCATCCTAAATCCTCTAATCATCCAATTCCAAGGCAAATAAGTGGTTTATACTTCCATTtgattatgttttattttcacgTGTTGATTTATTCGTGGTTTGGATTGCACGTtacaacggtaattttaaaagtaactaTGTAGAACATTAGTTTaccaatttccaaaatattaagaaaaaatcataaagaaaatcagttgttttttaccctttttttttttttttttttttggtttttttttgtttggtttttttcaaTCATGGCTCATAATTAGGAAAAGAGTGAagaaacaaataattcaaatatgATAAAGATTATTACAAAGAAACATTTCATAATTTCACTAAACTAACAAATATTGCCACAAAACAACCGAATACAATTTCAGCTGAATTGTGCTAAAAACACCAATCACACAACAATATTCTCTGCATGACGATTAAACTCCCCTTCCCTATGCCTTCTTAGGAAGAGTTGGGATGCTCTGCTGATTCCTGAAGAAATTGTCTGGATCAACAGCAGTCTTAACCTTCACCAACCTATCAAAGTTGGCATTGAAGTACTTTGCCCCATAAACCTGTCCTTCTGCATAGCTGTTCTTCCCTTGGTGATTGATGCCAATATCCAGGTCTCTGTAGTTCAGAAATGCACTTCTTGGATTCTTGGACACAAATGGAGTCAAGTAATCGTGAAGCTTCCTTATCTGGGTTGTGTAGTTCTTGTCTAACTCATATCCTGGTTCTTCCCAATTCACGGAGTACTGAACCTTGAACAAATTTCCGGCTCGGTGTGGAAATGGCGTCGCAGAAGCAGGGATTTGGCTCATTTTCCCACCATATGGATTGAAAACCAAGCCTGTTTTCCCAAGCTCAATCATCCTCTTCCATATAAATTCCAACCCATCTTTGGAAATTGGTTGCTGCACATAATCTGACTTCCTCCTCGTGAAATCTGCCGTGTCGGGATGTCGGTCGAGCAGCGAATTGGGTGTTGTGTTGTTGTCCTTGATTCCCCACCAAAGAACAGAGCCAATCCAATCTTTTTCCAAGACATCTCCTTTCTTCACACCCAATTCAGGAAATTCCTTGTTCAGCAAGGTAATTAGTTGGTCGGCGTTTCCGAGAAACTGCGCGATGATTGTGATTCTGATGGTTTTCTCACCCTTCTTCGTTTTCGAGCTCGAAGGTTGAACGAGCATCCTCATGAAAAGGTTTTCGTCTATGGTGGGAGCCACATGCTGCCACTTGTAAACAATGTCGGTCGCGTTCTCTTCCAAGTACTTTTCCACCCGGAAAACCGTTACCGTTTCCGGCACCGGAACCAACGCAATTTTGTACGCAATTACGACTCCGAAGCTggctgctcctcctcctctaaTGGCCCAGAAAAGATCTTCCCCCATTGAATTCTTGTCGAGAATTTTACCGTTAGCATTGACTATCTTCGCGTCCAGAACATGATCCACCGTTAACCCATGTTTACGC
Coding sequences within it:
- the LOC132171954 gene encoding berberine bridge enzyme-like 21 — its product is MIPLFILLLLQISASSAASVSVHDTFLQCLSKQSNQPAQVSKLVYAQGNPSYSSVLRAYIRNARFNTSSTPKPVIIVTPTDETHVQAAVICAKNIGMQLKIRSGGHDYEGVSYISDVPFIMLDMSNLRSIDVNIQEQSAWVSAGATLGELYYGIWEKSKVLGFPGGVCPTVGVGGHLGGGGYGNMLRKHGLTVDHVLDAKIVNANGKILDKNSMGEDLFWAIRGGGAASFGVVIAYKIALVPVPETVTVFRVEKYLEENATDIVYKWQHVAPTIDENLFMRMLVQPSSSKTKKGEKTIRITIIAQFLGNADQLITLLNKEFPELGVKKGDVLEKDWIGSVLWWGIKDNNTTPNSLLDRHPDTADFTRRKSDYVQQPISKDGLEFIWKRMIELGKTGLVFNPYGGKMSQIPASATPFPHRAGNLFKVQYSVNWEEPGYELDKNYTTQIRKLHDYLTPFVSKNPRSAFLNYRDLDIGINHQGKNSYAEGQVYGAKYFNANFDRLVKVKTAVDPDNFFRNQQSIPTLPKKA